The window CAATTATTCACTTTAGTGGAAAGAGTTTGAAAATGGTTTTAATAATGGTACACATTGTGAAagtgtgaaataaaaaatattggaCTATGACAGTTAACCTGTATGACAAAAATGAATGTGCTATGACTTCTGTTTACTGGTTTATATGCTGGGCAGTGAAATGTATTATTTCTACTCTCTTTAAGGGCATCTTACAACAGATCAAGTCAGAATAAACTGGTAAAAAACAGAGCCTCAAGAAGattcagacaaaaacacaaattaaattcACCCAAATCTGATTTTAATAAAGTAAGTCAAactacatttctttttttccagtctCAAGTAAAGTGCCACAATGAGCACAGACGCGGAGATGGAGCAGTATGGCCCGGCGGCCATTTACCTCCGGAAGCCAGAAAGGGAGCGGATTGAGGCTCAGACTGCTCCTTTTGATGCCAAAACTGCCTACTTTGTGGTGGATGCTGACGAAATGTATCTCAAGGGTAAACTAACCAAGAAGGAGGGTGGCAAAGCCACAGTGGAGACACTGACAGGAAAGGTAAGAGAATAAAGCTTTGATTAAATTTGTATTTAACATCTATCCTTTAATTACTAAGTATGTGAGTGAATTATTGTTTTAGTAAAACTGACTTTACTGCAATTCCTGTTTAGACTGTCACTGTCAAAGAGGATGACATCCATCCCATGAACCCCCCAAAGTTTGATAAAATTGAGGACATGGCCATGATGACCCACCTCAATGAACCTGCTGTGCTGTTCAACCTCAAAGAGCGTTTTGCATCATGGATGATCTATGTAGGTTTTTAACATACATTTTTGACCAGAGTTAATACACAGATAAACCTAAACAATTAGTAATTGTTCTTTCTCTAGAGTCCAAAGCTCATATTGAAATGtcaaatgtaaacacattcaAGTGTAGCATGATCACCCTTCTCTTTTCAGACCTACTCTGGCCTGTTCTGTGTCGTCGTGAACCCCTACAAGTGGCTTCCTGTGTACGATGCTCAGGTTGTTGGGGCATATAGAGGCAAAAAGAGGGTTGAGGCTCCACCACATATTTTCTCCATCTCTGACAATGCCTATCAGTTCATGCTCACTGGTAAGTGGAAAAGCAGATATGAAAATGATTTACAGGACACAGAAACAAGGCACTGCATGTAGTATTTTACAAgcattaaatgtatttgttcATTTCAGATCGTGAGAACCAGTCTATCCTTATCACGTAAGTAAAATGATATCTATATAGGGCATTTGgagaaatgacagaaacaaacatagCTTGAGATACCTCATTGCCTCCAGCGGTGAATCTGGTGCCGGAAAGACTGTCAACACCAAGCGTGTCATCCAGTACTTTGCAACAATTGCAGTAGCTGGAGCTAAGAAAGCAGAGACACCTGGCAAGATTCAGGTATTGCTATTTTTTATGTCAAAAAAGTGATAcaaaacactttttattttatatatattttatacaaTATATGCAGTAACATATTTTGTAGGGTTCACTGGAAGATCAAATCATTGCAGCCAACCCTCTGCTGGAGGCCTATGGTAATGCCAAGACCGTGAGGAATGACAACTCCTCTCGTTTTGTAAGTACTGGAAGTGCAAAATTAAAGACAAGCTTCTTCAGGGGCGTGCAGAGACTTTGGAGgggcaggtgctcaaagtgaaaaaggggcacatggagcatgaatttGAAACACCATACAGAACtggaccacacagacagagtggCACACGCAATAACtatatgaaataaaataaaataaaataaaataaaattaaagttcACTTTGACAAAACAGCATTTTGGGCATCAAAGGTAATGGGGcatctcccccccccccctgcacgTTCCTGAGCTTCTTTGTAAATCAAGAATTCTGTTAACAGAAATCTGATATATTTAGGGTAAATTCATCAGAATTCACTTTGGAACAACTGGCAAACTGGCCTCTGCTGATATTGAAACATGTAAGTcatgttaatatgtaaacttaTCTGACTCTTATTTTATTGttagtttattttatgtatgtaatgtatatAGGTTGCAATAACACAATTTaaccattgtgggacaaataaaggttttcttaatcttattcTTTATGTCATACACTTTACACGGCTTTTGTTGAAATTCACTCTTCGATATGATACAGGTTTAAACAAGgtacatttgtacatttgttcACACCATGTGAGGTTCTTTTGCAATGAAATAAACTGGTAGACTAGTATACAGTAATCCTACAATTTTCAGTTATGTTGAGACTACTTGTTTCTCTTAGATCTGCTGGAAAAGTCCCGTGTCACCTTCCAGTTGTCTGCTGAGAGGAGCTACCATATCTTCTATCAGCTGATGACAGGCCACAAGCCTGAGCTCCTGGGTATGGTATTAGACAACTTCAAACGTGCcttaaaagagaagaaaaactaACATATTTAATTTCTGCTCTTTTAGAGGGTCTTCTGATCACCACCAACCCCTATGACTACCATATGATCAGTCAGGGGGAAGTAACGGTCAAGAGTATCAATGATGTAGAAGAGTTTATTGCAACAGATGTAAAGAGTCAATTAATGTGTTATGGAAATTTAAAAATAGGATTGGAAGACAAAAATGTGATACATAATATTGGTTTCTCTTTTAATACAGACTGCTATTGACATCTTGGGCTTCACTGCTGAGGAGAAAATGGGTATCTACAAGCTGACCGGTGCTGTGATGCATCATGGCAACATGAAATTCAAGCAGAAGCAGCGTGAGGAGCAGGCAGAACCTGATGGCACTGAGGGtaaatgatcatttttattatgCATGTTATCCAGAGCAACTTTGGTCAGTGGGTGTTTACTACTGTTTGTTTGCAAACTTTGCACTAGAGGCTGATAAAATCGCCTACCTCATGGGTCTGAACTCAGCTGATATGCTGAAAGCTCTGTGCTACCCAAGAGTCAAGGTCGGAAATGAGATGGTGACCAAAGGTCAGACCGTCCCACAGGTAATAAAAAGTTGCCTGGAAGTATTTTCAACTTTATTCTCTGAAATTCTGTAAAATTTCCCTTGTTCCCTTCTTGTTTTAGGTCAACAATGCTGTGATGGCTCTGTGTAAGTCTGTCTATGAGAAAATGTTCTTGTGGATGGTCATCCGAATCAATGAGATGCTGGACACAAAGCAGGCACGATCCTTCTTCATTGGAGTGTTGGATATCGCTGGATTTGAGATCTTCGACGTGAGtagctaaaaaaaatatgtgagcAGCAAAATGTTTGACAATGTTTTTGGAtttaataaaattaatttatGTAATACAGTTCAACAGCTTGGAGCAGCTCTGCATCAACTTCACCAATGAGAAACTGCAACAGTTTTTCAACCACCACATGTTTGTCCTGGAGCAAGAGGAGTACAAGAAAGAAGGCATTGAATGGGAGTTCATTGACTTCGGTATGGACTTGGCTGCCTGCATTGAGCTTATTGAGAAGGTATGTGACCAAATCAACTTCTTGATTCATGTGAACATAGCTATTACTGCCtctttttaatgtaaaatataaattcATCTCAGCCAATGGGCATCTTCTCCATCCTTGAAGAGGAGTGCATGTTCCCCAAGGCTTCTGACACAACCTTCAAGAACAAGCTGCACGATCAGCATCTTGGCAAGACCAAAGCCTTTGAAAAGCCAAAGCCTGGAAAGGGCAAGGCTGAGGCTCACTTCGCCCTGGTTCACTATGCTGGTACAGTGGACTACAATATCACTGGCTGGCTGGACAAGAACAAGGACCCCTTGAATGACTCAGTTGTTCAGCTGTATCAGAAGTCTTCCAACAAACTGCTGGCCATGCTTTATGCAACCCATGCCGGAGCTGAGGGTAAGGAATAAGTGTGAGAAAATGAATTAGCAATCATTACCTAGTAGAGATGATGTGCAATATTTTAATAAGAACTATGGATGCAGCCAAACATGAAGCAGATATTACATGAGGTGCATTAAAGTTAAAGGGTGCCATTTGTTATAGGTCTTCCAATGAGGTGAATTATGACATTCAATCACTAAAATAATTGAAAttccacaaaacaaagcaaattaAGAAATTTCATCAGCATTTTTCACTCTTAGTAATAAAATCTAATGTGTTACAAatcagaggctgctgcaggtggCAAGAAGGGTGGTAAGAAGAAGGGTGGCTCCTTCCAGACTGTGTCTGCTCTTTTCAGGGTATgtcttgtttcattttttaattaaaactttAAAACCATGTAAATAATACAGACCTGATGTAATGATAATGATCCACAGGAGAACTTGGGCAAGCTGATGACCAACTTGAGGAGCACTCACCCTCACTTTGTACGCTGCCTGATTCCAAATGAGTCAAAGACACCTGGTAAGAAGTCAGCAGTCTTACTGTTTGCATCAAAAgtttaaaaatatgtgaatgaATCTGAAATATCATCAGGTCTTATGGAGAACTTCCTGGTCATCCACCAGCTGAGATGTAACGGTGTGCTGGAGGGTATCAGAATCTGCAGAAAAGGCTTTCCCAGCAGAATCCTCTATGGTGACTTCAAGCAGAGGTGGATGGATTTACATTTGATATTACTGTACATTTCTGTATAATGTACTAAAACCCTTTGTTACAGATACAAAGTATTGAATGCCAGTGTCATCCCTGAGGGACAGTTCATTGACAACAAGAAAGCTTCAGAGAAGCTGCTGGGCTCCATTGATGTAGACCACACTCAGTAcaagtttggacacaccaaggtGATTTTTAGAGGATAGTGGCTGTGGagagttatatatatatatatatattactgcCCATGTGTATTTACAACAGATTTTGTTGTGACACAGGTGTTCTTCAAAGCTGGTCTGCTGGGTACCCTTGAGGAGATGAGAGATGATAAACTGGCTACACTGGTGACCATGACTCAGGCTCTCTGCAGAGGATTCCTTATGAGGAGGGAGTTTGTAAAGATGATGGAAAGGAGGTATGATTGTTATGTCACACACTGCTATAATGTTATTCTTACAAAAATATGGCAAtgaaaattatgttttttttgtgtgttttccagagAATCCATTTACAGTATCCAGTACAACATCCGTTCCTTCATGAATGTGAAGAACTGGCCATGGATGAGTCTTTACTTTAAGATCAAGCCTCTCCTGAAGAGTGCTGAGACTGAGAAGGAATTGGTTCAGATGAAGGAAAACTATGAAAAGATGAAAACCGACTTGGCTACTGCTTTGGCCAAGAAGAAGGAACTGGAGGAGAAGATGGTTAGTCTGCTACAAGAGAAGAATGACCTGCAACTCCAAGTGGCATCAGTAAGTAGGGAACAAAAGCAAGTTTGATTTTGGCACAACTGTATTTTGCATGCATGGTTACATTTTTGATTATTAAATGTCAAATagtgaatatttaaaaagacaacaacatTGCCTGTCAGTGTCTGATTATCTGTTCATGGCATACAATAGGAAGTTGAGAATCTGACTGATGCTGAGGAAAGGTGTGAGGGCCTCATTAAGAGCAAGATCCAGCTTGAAGCCAAACTCAAAGAGACAACCGAGAGactggaggatgaagaggaaatcAATGCTGAGCTGACTGCCaagaagaggaagctggaggaTGAATGCTCTGAGCTAAAGAAGGACATTGATGACTTGGAGCTCACCCTGGCTAAAGTGGAGAAGGAGAAACATGCCACAGAGAACAAGGTTCAGTTCAGGACAAATTTACTAACATTATTGCTTTTTAATGCTTGGTTGATGAATGAATTGTAAATAAGCTTTTCATTTACCTTTAGGTGAAAAATCTGACAGAAGAAATGGCATCTCAGGATGAGGCCATTGCCAAGCTGACCAAGGAGAAGAAAGCCCTTCAAGAGGCCCACCAGCAAACACTGGATGATCtccaggcagaggaagacaaagtCAACACTCTGACCAAAGCCAAGACAAAGCTGGAACAGCAAGTGGATGATGTAAGTACATAACAATTTTGACGTTGCACGTTGTAATGGCATGAATAATTAGTTATATTGTTCTTGTCCGTTACAATAAGTCAACTATAATTGCACATGTATTTTACTAGCTTGAGGGCTCACTGGAGCAAGAGAAGAAGCTCCGCATGGACCTTGAGAGAGCCAAGAGGAAGCTTGAGGGAGATCTGAAACTGGCCCAGGAATCTGTAATGGATCTGGAGAATGACAAGCAGCAATCTGAGGAGAAAATCAAGAAGTAGGTTTTTTCTGTTCCCTCACTGATGATCCCCTGTCATCTCCTCACACATTACTCTACATTGACATCATGAACTGTCACTGTGAAAGCTTTGTTGGTCTCTACATCCAGGAAGGACTTTGAAATCAGCCAGCTCCTCAGCAAGATTGAGGATGAACAGTCCCTTGGTGCTCAGCTTCAGAAGAAGATCAAGGAACTCCAGGTAGTATTCATACCAACTATATTTTATGGATGTTAAAGATCAGGCTTTAAGCTACTGGATCTAATTAGTATGCTCTTTTTAAATAACTATCATGAATTCAAATCTAGGCTCGTAttgaggagctggaagaagagATTGAGGCTGAGAGGGCTGCTCGGGCTAAGGTGGAGAAGCAGAGGGCTGACCTCTccagggagctggaggagatcaGTGAGAGGCTTGAGGAAGCTGGTGGAGCAACAGCCGCCCAGATTGAGATGAACAAGAAGCGTGAGGCTGAGTTCCAGAAGCTTCGTCGTGACCTGGAAGAAGCCACTCTGCAGCATGAAGctactgcagcagctctgcgcAAGAAGCAGGCTGACACTGTTGCTGAACTCGGAGAGCAGATCGACAACCTCCAGCGTGTCAAGCAGaagctggagaaggagaagagtgaGTACAAAATGGAGATCGATGACCTCTCCAGCAACATGGAGGCTGTTGCCAAAGCAAAGGTGAGGGTTTTACAAGGTTTTTTCTCCCGTCTAGCTGGAAATACTAACACATTAATAATCCTGTTTGATGACTATGTTAGATTAATATAGGAATAAATTCAAGTAGTAAATGTTTGTATTACAcgaatatgtattttatttaaatttacagGGCAACTTGGAGAAAATGTGCAGAACTCTTGAGGACCAGCTGAGTGAGCTCAAGGCCAAAAATGATGAGAATGTTCGTCAGCTGAATGACATCAATGCACAGAGGGCAAGACTTCAGACAGAGAATGGTGAGTCTCCTGAAATAAACTTCAGGTAAGAATAGCAGTTACACAaaataatattcatattttcacTCATATTTCACATTTAGGTGAGTTCTCTCGCCAGCTTGAGGAGAAGGAAGCTCTAGTCTCCCAGCTGACCAGAGGCAAACAGGCCTACACTCAGCAGATTGAGGAGCTCAAGAGGCAAATTGAGGAGGAAGTGAAGGTATATTAATTTTATGTCATTACACCTCTGAAGTAGAACCAGAGTCACCTAGAGACATTGCTCTTTGAATAAGGTTCACAGTCCAGTCCATCTGGTCAATAAAAGCATCAATCTGACATGGACTATGTATTTAACAGGCCAAGAACGCCCTGGCCCATGGTGTTCAGTCAGCTCGCCATGACTGTGATCTGCTCAGAGAGCAGTttgaggaagagcaggaggccaaggctgagctgcagagaggaatGTCCAAGGCCAATAGTGAGGTGGCTCAGTGGAGAAGCAAATATGAGACTGATGCTATTCAGCGCactgaggagctggaggatgcCAAGTAAGTCACTAGAAATACATTGGTAAGATAATAATTTATCTAAATGACGTTGCAATAGTATAAAATAATATCTCCCTTATCTCAGGAAAAAGCTTGCCCAGCGCTTGCAGGAAGCTGAGGAATCCATTGAGGCTGTGAACTCCAAGTGTGCCTCTTTGGAGAAGACcaagcagaggctgcagggtgaggtGGAGGACCTCATGATTGATGTGGAGAGAGCGAATTCTCTGGCTGCCAACCTTGACAAGAAGCAGAGGAACTTTGATAAGGTAAATTGTTAAAATATGAATCACAATGAATTTTATAGATATGAACAATTACTTGCAACTAATTCAACCACATAAACAGGTCCTGGCAGAATGGAAACAGAAGTATGAAGAGAGCCAGGCAGAGCTAGAAGGAGCCCAAAAGGAGGCTCGCTCTCTCAGCACTGAGCTGTTCAAAATGAAGAACTCCTATGAGGAGGCTCTGGATCATCTGGAGACCATGAAGAGGGAAAACAAGAACCTGCAGCGTATGTTACCATTATACTACCCATGGCATGTACACCAAAATAAAACTGATGTGTACCCACTATGATGCTGACTATACACTAGTATAGTATATAGTAGTACACTGTAATGTTTTGCTTTGTATCATTTTACCTGAAGAGGAGATCTCAGACCTGACTGAACAAATTGGCGAGACTGGAAAAAGCATCCATGAGCTGGAGAAAGCCAAGAAGACTGTGGAGACTGAGAAGTCTGAAATTCAGACTGCATTGGAGGAGGCCGAGGTAAAGTTTTAATTAACATGTGACAAATCACTTACATTTAAAATACTGATTTTGGTTGTGATTGTGTTTTCACAAAAGCtaatgtttggtgtgtgtgtaattttttACAGGGTACTCTGGAGCATGAGGAGGCCAAGATTCTGCGTGTTCAGCTTGAGCTCAACCAGGTCAAGGGTGAGGTTGACAGGAAGCTGGCTGAGAAGGACGAGGAGATGGAGCAGATCAAGAGGAACAGCCAGAGGGTGATTGACTCCATGCAGAGCACTCTTGATGCTGAGGTCAGGAGCAGGAATGATGCCCTGAGAGtcaagaagaagatggagggagaCCTGAATGAGATGGAAATTCAGCTGAGCCATTCCAACAGGCAGGCTGCTGAGGCCCAGAAACAACTGAGGAATGTCCAGGGACAGCTCAAGGTCAGTTTTAAACAATTGTTGAATGTTAAAAATAATTTGAGATTATAGGGAACATtaaagtattttcttttttgttaggATGCCCAACTGCACCTTGATGATGCCATCAGAGGACAGGAAGACATGAAGGAGCAGGTTGCCATGGTGGAGCGCAGAAACGGTCTGATGGTAGCAGAGATTGAGGAGCTAAGAGTCGCTCtggagcagacagagagaggacgcAAAGTGGCTGAGCAGGAGCTGGTTGATGCTAGTGAGCGTGTCGGACTGCTCCACTCTCAGGTtggttttttaaattatttggtTGGTGTTCATAATGTCTCGtttgaatgttttctttaacaTATAATACTTTGATGATATTTTTGATATATTACTTTTTTAATATACAGAACACCAGTCTTTTGAACACCAAGAAGAAGCTGGAGGCTGACCTTGTCCAGGTTCAGGGTGAAGTGGATGATGCTGTTCAAGAAGCCAGAAATGCAGAGGAGAAAGCCAAAAAGGCTATCACTGATGTGAGTTATGCTAAAGAGGCCCTTTTCACATAATACCTTTTTATAATCAATTCCAagtctcatatatatatatattaaaccAGCCAAACCTTGCAGGCTGCCATGATGgctgaggagctgaagaaggaaCAGGACACCAGCGCTCACctggagaggatgaagaagaaccTGGAGGTCACAGTTAAGGACCTGCAGCATCGTCTGGATGAGGCTGAGAGCCTCGCCATGAAGGGTGGCAAGAAGCAGCTCCAGAAACTGGAGTCCAGGGTATGAACTGTATATAATGTGTATATAACTCTCAGGGTTGAGAATATTGTTCATTGTTGACACACTGTATCTCACAGGTGCGCGAGCTGGAAACTGAAGTTGAAGCTGAGCAGAGACGTGGAGCTGATGCTGTCAAAGGAGTCCGCAAATATGAAAGGAGAGTGAAGGAGCTGACCTACCAGGTAACTGGTTAATTACATAAAAACTATACTGTTGTGATGAGTTAATaattcattttctttctgtctgtgttttcaatGACACACTTCAACACTTCATTATCCCTCTagactgaggaggacaagaagaATGTGAACAGACTTCAAGATCTGGTGGACAAGCTGCAGCTCAAAGTAAAGGCTTACAAGAGACAAGCTGAGGAGGCTGTGAGTGAAATGtcttgtgatttaaaaaaatggt of the Parambassis ranga chromosome 8, fParRan2.1, whole genome shotgun sequence genome contains:
- the LOC114440529 gene encoding myosin heavy chain, fast skeletal muscle-like translates to MSTDAEMEQYGPAAIYLRKPERERIEAQTAPFDAKTAYFVVDADEMYLKGKLTKKEGGKATVETLTGKTVTVKEDDIHPMNPPKFDKIEDMAMMTHLNEPAVLFNLKERFASWMIYTYSGLFCVVVNPYKWLPVYDAQVVGAYRGKKRVEAPPHIFSISDNAYQFMLTDRENQSILITGESGAGKTVNTKRVIQYFATIAVAGAKKAETPGKIQGSLEDQIIAANPLLEAYGNAKTVRNDNSSRFGKFIRIHFGTTGKLASADIETYLLEKSRVTFQLSAERSYHIFYQLMTGHKPELLEGLLITTNPYDYHMISQGEVTVKSINDVEEFIATDTAIDILGFTAEEKMGIYKLTGAVMHHGNMKFKQKQREEQAEPDGTEEADKIAYLMGLNSADMLKALCYPRVKVGNEMVTKGQTVPQVNNAVMALCKSVYEKMFLWMVIRINEMLDTKQARSFFIGVLDIAGFEIFDFNSLEQLCINFTNEKLQQFFNHHMFVLEQEEYKKEGIEWEFIDFGMDLAACIELIEKPMGIFSILEEECMFPKASDTTFKNKLHDQHLGKTKAFEKPKPGKGKAEAHFALVHYAGTVDYNITGWLDKNKDPLNDSVVQLYQKSSNKLLAMLYATHAGAEEAAAGGKKGGKKKGGSFQTVSALFRENLGKLMTNLRSTHPHFVRCLIPNESKTPGLMENFLVIHQLRCNGVLEGIRICRKGFPSRILYGDFKQRYKVLNASVIPEGQFIDNKKASEKLLGSIDVDHTQYKFGHTKVFFKAGLLGTLEEMRDDKLATLVTMTQALCRGFLMRREFVKMMERRESIYSIQYNIRSFMNVKNWPWMSLYFKIKPLLKSAETEKELVQMKENYEKMKTDLATALAKKKELEEKMVSLLQEKNDLQLQVASEVENLTDAEERCEGLIKSKIQLEAKLKETTERLEDEEEINAELTAKKRKLEDECSELKKDIDDLELTLAKVEKEKHATENKVKNLTEEMASQDEAIAKLTKEKKALQEAHQQTLDDLQAEEDKVNTLTKAKTKLEQQVDDLEGSLEQEKKLRMDLERAKRKLEGDLKLAQESVMDLENDKQQSEEKIKKKDFEISQLLSKIEDEQSLGAQLQKKIKELQARIEELEEEIEAERAARAKVEKQRADLSRELEEISERLEEAGGATAAQIEMNKKREAEFQKLRRDLEEATLQHEATAAALRKKQADTVAELGEQIDNLQRVKQKLEKEKSEYKMEIDDLSSNMEAVAKAKGNLEKMCRTLEDQLSELKAKNDENVRQLNDINAQRARLQTENGEFSRQLEEKEALVSQLTRGKQAYTQQIEELKRQIEEEVKAKNALAHGVQSARHDCDLLREQFEEEQEAKAELQRGMSKANSEVAQWRSKYETDAIQRTEELEDAKKKLAQRLQEAEESIEAVNSKCASLEKTKQRLQGEVEDLMIDVERANSLAANLDKKQRNFDKVLAEWKQKYEESQAELEGAQKEARSLSTELFKMKNSYEEALDHLETMKRENKNLQQEISDLTEQIGETGKSIHELEKAKKTVETEKSEIQTALEEAEGTLEHEEAKILRVQLELNQVKGEVDRKLAEKDEEMEQIKRNSQRVIDSMQSTLDAEVRSRNDALRVKKKMEGDLNEMEIQLSHSNRQAAEAQKQLRNVQGQLKDAQLHLDDAIRGQEDMKEQVAMVERRNGLMVAEIEELRVALEQTERGRKVAEQELVDASERVGLLHSQNTSLLNTKKKLEADLVQVQGEVDDAVQEARNAEEKAKKAITDAAMMAEELKKEQDTSAHLERMKKNLEVTVKDLQHRLDEAESLAMKGGKKQLQKLESRVRELETEVEAEQRRGADAVKGVRKYERRVKELTYQTEEDKKNVNRLQDLVDKLQLKVKAYKRQAEEAEEQANTHLSRLRKSQHELEEAQERADIAESQVNKLRAKSRDAGKSESAE